Proteins encoded within one genomic window of Burkholderiaceae bacterium:
- a CDS encoding ABC transporter, substrate-binding protein BBta_7080 family produces the protein MQKRQFITMLSGAMLAGVSGLTRAQGAGTPGVTDSEIKIGSTLPLSGPAAGYGAVGKAMSAWFDLVNAEGGVNGRKLKLVLADDGYSPPKTLEQVRRLVEREQVAFIAGQIGSSTGLATRSYLNNAKVPQLFVSSGAATWLDDAAKFPWSMGWLPLYTDEGRILARHILQTRPNAKIAMFYQNDDAGKDVLRGMKEVLAAAGKPLVREESHEVSDPTVDSQIVSMQASGADVLVAWGSPKATLQSLRKAHDIGWRPTIYINPSASSVPMVLTPVGLDKVKGVMSAAFVKDPGDLTWKDDPGFQAWHAFMDKYNKGAAKEYLTVLGACLGQVTVQLLKQCGNDLSRENILRQARRLDMELPMMLPGLRVKTSDARPHPIPDMRIQQFDGTSWKVMSS, from the coding sequence ATGCAGAAAAGACAATTCATCACCATGCTTTCCGGCGCCATGCTGGCGGGCGTTTCTGGTCTGACCCGCGCGCAGGGCGCGGGCACCCCAGGCGTGACGGACAGCGAAATCAAGATCGGCTCGACCCTGCCGCTCAGCGGCCCGGCCGCAGGCTATGGCGCCGTCGGCAAGGCCATGTCTGCATGGTTTGATCTGGTCAACGCCGAGGGCGGCGTGAATGGGCGCAAGCTCAAGCTGGTGCTGGCCGACGATGGCTACAGCCCGCCGAAAACCCTGGAGCAAGTGCGCCGCCTGGTGGAGCGCGAGCAGGTGGCTTTCATCGCGGGTCAGATAGGCTCGTCCACCGGGCTGGCGACGCGTAGCTATCTCAACAACGCCAAAGTACCGCAGCTCTTTGTTTCGTCCGGTGCCGCCACGTGGTTGGACGATGCGGCCAAGTTCCCCTGGAGCATGGGCTGGCTGCCCCTGTACACCGACGAAGGGCGCATTCTGGCCAGGCACATCCTGCAGACGCGGCCGAACGCGAAGATCGCCATGTTCTACCAGAACGACGATGCCGGCAAGGATGTGCTGCGCGGCATGAAGGAGGTTCTGGCCGCCGCCGGAAAGCCGCTCGTGCGCGAAGAATCGCACGAGGTGTCCGATCCGACGGTGGACTCGCAGATCGTCTCCATGCAGGCCTCGGGCGCGGACGTGCTGGTAGCTTGGGGTTCGCCCAAAGCCACCCTCCAGTCGCTGCGCAAGGCCCATGACATCGGCTGGCGGCCGACGATCTACATCAACCCGAGTGCGTCTTCGGTGCCCATGGTGCTGACCCCGGTGGGGCTGGACAAGGTCAAGGGCGTCATGAGCGCCGCGTTCGTCAAGGATCCGGGCGACCTGACCTGGAAGGACGACCCCGGGTTCCAGGCCTGGCATGCCTTCATGGACAAATACAACAAAGGCGCGGCCAAGGAGTACCTCACCGTGCTCGGTGCTTGCCTTGGGCAAGTGACAGTGCAGTTGCTCAAGCAGTGCGGCAACGACCTCTCGCGCGAGAACATCCTGCGGCAGGCGCGCCGCCTGGACATGGAGTTGCCCATGATGCTGCCGGGCCTGCGTGTCAAGACCAGCGACGCCCGCCCTCACCCGATACCGGACATGCGCATCCAGCAGTTCGATGGCACGAGCTGGAAGGTGATGTCGTCCTGA
- a CDS encoding Oxidoreductase, short-chain dehydrogenase/reductase family — MKLNSDISAVITGGASGLGAATARLLASHGVKVAIFDMNEAVGQALASELGGVYCNVDVTSEEQVDAAFAKARAAIGQERVLVNCAGTADAVKTVSRDRKTGEIRPSAVDRFNRIVQINLVGTFRCIAKSTAGMLALEPLADGDRGVVVNTASAAAVDGQVGQASYAASKAAVMGMTLPIARDLMDEGVRVNTILPGIFGTPLLLALPDNVKQALAASVPFPKRLGDPDEFAQAVEFLVTCGYMNAESIRVDGALRMAPR; from the coding sequence ATGAAACTGAATTCCGACATTTCTGCCGTCATCACCGGGGGGGCTTCCGGTCTGGGAGCTGCCACGGCCCGGCTCTTGGCCAGCCACGGCGTCAAAGTCGCCATCTTCGACATGAACGAAGCCGTCGGCCAGGCGTTGGCAAGCGAGCTTGGCGGCGTTTACTGCAATGTGGACGTGACGTCCGAGGAGCAGGTGGACGCAGCCTTCGCCAAGGCCCGCGCCGCGATCGGGCAGGAACGCGTTCTGGTCAACTGCGCCGGCACGGCCGACGCCGTCAAGACTGTCAGCCGCGACCGGAAAACGGGTGAGATCCGCCCGAGTGCGGTGGATCGCTTCAATCGCATCGTGCAGATCAACCTGGTGGGTACGTTCCGCTGCATTGCCAAGTCGACGGCGGGCATGCTGGCGCTGGAACCGCTGGCCGACGGCGACCGCGGCGTCGTGGTCAACACCGCTTCGGCCGCCGCAGTGGACGGCCAGGTCGGCCAGGCCAGCTACGCCGCCAGCAAGGCCGCCGTTATGGGCATGACCTTGCCGATCGCGCGCGACCTGATGGACGAAGGCGTTCGCGTCAACACCATCCTGCCGGGGATCTTCGGCACGCCCTTGCTGCTGGCCCTGCCGGACAACGTCAAGCAGGCGCTGGCGGCCAGCGTGCCCTTTCCCAAGCGTTTGGGCGACCCCGATGAATTCGCGCAGGCCGTCGAGTTTCTGGTCACTTGCGGCTACATGAACGCCGAGTCCATCCGCGTGGATGGTGCCCTTCGCATGGCGCCGCGCTGA
- a CDS encoding Enoyl-CoA hydratase yields MSGANMSESSEVLVSREGAIVTLTINRPRAKNSLNRAVFDGLRAQLAQLRDDDAVRAVIITGAEGVFCAGADITAFEVLRAAPLLGDRAATGWDFFSELGSFPKPVIAAVEKVALGGGMELALACDIVIAGESAKFGVPEVKLGAIPGAGGTQRLIHAIGKSKAMALLLTGDFIDARKACDVGIVAEVTADGQALPTALAMASRIAANSPLAVALAKDAALASFETPLAQGLEHEKRNFFVVLRSADNLEGQAAFLDKRAPNFTGQ; encoded by the coding sequence ATGAGCGGGGCCAACATGAGCGAATCCAGCGAAGTGCTCGTCAGCCGCGAAGGCGCCATCGTCACCTTGACCATCAACCGCCCCCGTGCGAAGAACAGCTTGAACCGCGCGGTATTCGATGGCCTGCGCGCGCAGCTTGCGCAACTGCGCGACGACGATGCCGTGCGAGCCGTCATCATCACCGGCGCCGAGGGCGTGTTTTGCGCCGGAGCTGACATCACGGCGTTCGAGGTGCTGCGCGCCGCGCCGCTGCTGGGTGATCGCGCAGCGACGGGCTGGGACTTCTTTTCGGAACTGGGGAGCTTCCCCAAGCCCGTCATTGCGGCGGTGGAAAAGGTCGCGCTGGGCGGCGGCATGGAACTGGCGCTGGCCTGCGACATCGTGATCGCCGGCGAGTCAGCCAAGTTCGGCGTGCCGGAAGTCAAGCTGGGTGCCATTCCCGGTGCTGGCGGCACCCAGCGCCTGATCCATGCCATCGGCAAGTCCAAGGCGATGGCTCTGCTGCTGACCGGCGATTTCATCGACGCCCGCAAGGCCTGCGACGTCGGCATCGTCGCCGAAGTGACTGCTGACGGCCAGGCCCTGCCGACGGCGTTGGCGATGGCCAGCCGGATTGCGGCCAATTCGCCGCTGGCCGTGGCGCTCGCGAAAGATGCGGCCTTGGCCAGCTTTGAAACTCCACTCGCGCAGGGCCTGGAGCATGAGAAGCGCAATTTCTTCGTCGTTTTGCGTTCGGCCGACAACCTGGAAGGGCAAGCGGCATTCCTGGACAAGCGTGCCCCCAACTTCACTGGCCAATAA
- a CDS encoding acetyl-CoA acetyltransferase: protein MNDHEPVIVGALRTPVGKRGGRLHKWHPVDLMAETLRQLVEQSGINPADLDDVIVGCVLQWDQQHGNLGRHAVLAAGLPESVPAVTVDRQCGSGQQAVSFAVHGIQAGAYQLAIGGGVESMSQAPLPPSFKPGAPLGSQYSPRELARYQDNPLIPQGVSSELLNTRFGLTRETLDASAVRSHRRATEAMQAGRIKDQLVQLTEDPADPNSPIVAADEGVRANPDPEKMATLKPAFAANGTTTAGNSSQVSDGAAALLIASRAYAKQHGLKPRARFVSTAVAAADPVIQFTAVLDSTRKALKEAGLSINDIDLFEVNEAFGGVPLMFQQEFGVPDDRLNVNGGSMAIGHPLGSTGARMLTDLLYELERRGGRYGLQTICEASGTANTTIIERLA from the coding sequence ATGAATGATCATGAACCCGTCATCGTTGGTGCACTGCGCACCCCCGTGGGCAAGCGCGGCGGACGCTTGCATAAATGGCATCCCGTCGACCTGATGGCCGAGACGCTGCGCCAGTTGGTCGAGCAATCCGGCATCAACCCGGCGGATCTGGACGACGTGATCGTCGGCTGCGTGCTGCAGTGGGACCAGCAGCACGGCAACCTGGGGAGGCATGCCGTGTTGGCGGCGGGGCTGCCCGAATCCGTCCCGGCAGTGACGGTCGATCGGCAATGCGGCTCTGGCCAGCAGGCGGTGAGCTTTGCCGTGCATGGTATCCAGGCGGGCGCCTACCAGTTGGCCATCGGCGGGGGGGTGGAGTCGATGTCGCAGGCGCCGCTGCCGCCGTCGTTCAAGCCCGGCGCGCCGCTCGGCTCGCAATACAGTCCGCGCGAGCTGGCGCGCTACCAGGACAACCCGCTGATACCGCAAGGCGTTTCGTCGGAGTTGCTGAACACGCGCTTCGGTCTTACGCGTGAGACCCTGGATGCCTCTGCCGTGCGCAGCCATCGGCGCGCCACCGAGGCGATGCAGGCCGGCCGCATCAAAGATCAGCTGGTGCAGCTGACCGAGGATCCGGCCGACCCGAACAGCCCGATCGTCGCTGCCGACGAGGGCGTGCGCGCCAACCCCGACCCCGAGAAGATGGCCACGCTCAAGCCGGCGTTTGCCGCCAACGGCACCACCACCGCCGGCAACTCGTCGCAGGTCAGCGATGGTGCCGCCGCGCTGCTGATCGCCAGCCGCGCTTATGCCAAGCAGCACGGCCTGAAGCCGCGTGCGCGCTTCGTCAGCACCGCCGTGGCCGCCGCCGATCCGGTGATCCAGTTCACCGCCGTGCTCGATTCCACCCGCAAGGCACTGAAGGAAGCGGGCCTGAGCATCAACGACATCGATCTGTTCGAGGTCAACGAGGCCTTCGGCGGCGTGCCGCTCATGTTCCAGCAGGAATTCGGCGTCCCGGACGACCGCCTCAACGTCAATGGCGGCTCGATGGCCATCGGCCATCCGCTGGGCTCCACCGGCGCGCGGATGCTCACCGACCTGCTGTACGAGCTGGAGCGCCGGGGTGGTCGCTATGGCCTGCAGACCATTTGCGAGGCCTCGGGCACGGCCAACACCACCATCATCGAGCGGCTGGCATGA
- a CDS encoding Long-chain-fatty-acid--CoA ligase codes for MTNTAQPIRGCPSTTGNECQLNTTTLIRHAARTHGDQEIVYRTPDGGWDRYTYADCYARVCRSANALRALGVEPGDRVGILDWNSRRHFELYWSIPGLGAVMLQMNLRLGAEDLGYVVGHSKVSYVCVDESLLPIAESVAANSPQIKGWIVMTDKPLDQIKTTLKPLLHYEDLLAAADAKIDWPEIDETSAYSACYTTGTTGKPKGVYYSHRGIYLHSTGMATNMGMTLDDCVMLITPMFHGQCWGLPQAATLLADKIVLPGRYAAEDTKPLVDTMIAEGVTITNGAPAIFQPMLQYIETLPVKPDFSRMRMLSGASEPPLSMMIGFHELTGAEVVHGYGATEATTLVTVNRLKPTLRKRLTQDERWNLKRKQGLVLTGVDIRILDANDQDLPHDGQSAGEICLRGPWITTSYHDMPDSGDRFLEGGWWRSGDVGTVDENGYLKVTDRIKDVIKSGGEWISSIDMENLLMGHPAVRDAAVVGIPHAKWQERPLALVVLKPGQQATQEQLQEHLTSAFAKWQLPDQVLFVEAIPKTSVGKLDKKRIRAEHVGRYTE; via the coding sequence ATGACCAACACCGCCCAGCCCATCCGCGGCTGCCCGTCCACCACGGGCAACGAATGCCAGCTCAACACCACGACGCTGATCCGACACGCTGCGCGCACCCACGGGGACCAGGAGATCGTCTACCGCACACCCGATGGCGGCTGGGATCGCTACACCTATGCCGACTGCTACGCGCGCGTCTGCCGCAGCGCCAATGCACTGCGCGCACTCGGCGTCGAGCCGGGCGACCGGGTCGGCATCCTGGACTGGAACAGCCGGCGCCACTTCGAGCTGTACTGGTCCATCCCCGGCCTGGGCGCGGTCATGCTGCAGATGAACCTGCGCCTGGGCGCCGAGGACCTGGGCTACGTGGTCGGCCACAGCAAGGTGTCTTACGTTTGCGTGGACGAGTCCTTGCTGCCGATCGCCGAATCCGTCGCAGCGAACTCGCCCCAGATCAAGGGCTGGATCGTCATGACCGACAAGCCGCTGGACCAGATCAAGACCACGCTGAAACCGCTGCTGCACTACGAAGACCTGCTGGCCGCCGCCGACGCCAAGATCGACTGGCCCGAGATCGACGAAACCTCGGCTTACAGCGCCTGCTACACCACCGGCACCACGGGCAAACCCAAGGGCGTGTACTACTCGCACCGCGGCATCTACCTGCACTCCACGGGCATGGCCACCAACATGGGCATGACGCTGGACGACTGCGTCATGCTCATCACGCCCATGTTCCACGGGCAGTGCTGGGGCCTGCCGCAGGCCGCCACGCTGCTGGCCGACAAGATCGTGCTGCCGGGACGCTACGCTGCCGAGGACACCAAGCCGCTGGTCGACACCATGATTGCCGAGGGAGTGACCATCACCAACGGCGCACCGGCCATCTTCCAACCGATGCTGCAGTACATCGAGACGCTGCCGGTCAAGCCGGACTTCAGCCGCATGCGCATGCTGTCCGGCGCGAGCGAGCCGCCGCTGTCGATGATGATCGGCTTCCACGAACTCACGGGTGCCGAGGTGGTGCACGGCTACGGCGCCACCGAAGCCACGACGCTGGTGACCGTCAACCGCCTCAAGCCCACGTTGAGGAAGCGCTTGACCCAGGACGAGCGGTGGAATCTCAAGCGCAAGCAGGGCCTGGTCCTGACCGGCGTGGACATCCGCATCCTCGATGCCAACGACCAGGATCTGCCGCACGACGGCCAGTCGGCCGGCGAGATTTGCCTGCGCGGCCCCTGGATCACGACCAGCTACCACGACATGCCCGATTCCGGCGATCGCTTCCTGGAGGGCGGCTGGTGGCGCTCGGGCGATGTCGGCACGGTGGACGAGAACGGCTACCTCAAGGTCACCGACCGCATCAAGGACGTGATCAAGAGCGGTGGTGAATGGATCTCTTCCATCGACATGGAAAACCTGCTCATGGGCCACCCGGCCGTGCGCGACGCTGCGGTGGTCGGCATTCCTCATGCGAAGTGGCAGGAACGGCCGCTCGCCCTGGTTGTGCTGAAGCCCGGCCAGCAGGCGACCCAGGAACAACTGCAGGAGCACCTGACCAGCGCCTTCGCCAAGTGGCAGTTGCCCGATCAGGTCCTGTTCGTCGAAGCCATCCCCAAGACCAGCGTCGGCAAGCTCGACAAGAAGCGCATACGCGCCGAGCACGTGGGCCGCTACACCGAGTGA
- a CDS encoding Alpha-methylacyl-CoA racemase, with protein MNAPHTLQRPLHGVRVVEFEGIGPGPLAAMMLADMGAEVIALTRAEQAAGAQPLGGAAANPLHRGKTVEVTDLKSPGGKAHALELIAQSDVLIEGYRPGVMERLGFGPAECAARNPRLVYGRMTGWGQDGPLSRAAGHDLNYVALTGLLSLSARKGQAPIVPPSVLGDAAGALGMAFGVACALVDARATGRGRVVDAAIVDIVAMMGTLVHWIRANGQIDGAQPSPFHDSPFYDVYACADGGFISLAAVEPAFHALLLSKLGLADVNPADQYDTATWPALKERIAALIRSRPRAHWCELLEGSDACFAPVLSLAEAVRHPHNAARGIYQSTPSGAIEAAPAPRFQALNATTQETRK; from the coding sequence GTGAACGCCCCGCACACGCTGCAAAGGCCACTGCACGGCGTCCGTGTGGTGGAGTTCGAAGGGATCGGGCCGGGCCCGCTGGCCGCCATGATGCTGGCCGACATGGGTGCCGAGGTGATTGCGCTGACACGGGCCGAGCAGGCCGCTGGGGCGCAGCCGCTGGGTGGCGCGGCAGCCAATCCGCTGCACCGTGGCAAGACGGTCGAGGTCACCGACCTGAAATCGCCCGGCGGCAAAGCGCACGCCCTGGAGCTGATCGCCCAGTCCGACGTCTTGATCGAGGGTTATCGCCCGGGTGTGATGGAACGGCTGGGGTTCGGCCCCGCCGAATGCGCGGCGCGCAACCCCAGGCTGGTCTATGGCCGGATGACGGGCTGGGGCCAGGACGGCCCGCTCTCCCGGGCCGCTGGTCACGACCTGAACTACGTCGCGTTGACGGGCCTGCTGTCGCTGTCGGCGCGCAAGGGGCAGGCGCCCATCGTGCCGCCCTCGGTACTTGGGGACGCGGCCGGGGCGCTGGGCATGGCCTTCGGTGTCGCCTGCGCGCTGGTGGATGCGCGCGCCACCGGCCGTGGCCGGGTCGTGGACGCCGCCATAGTCGACATCGTGGCCATGATGGGCACGCTGGTGCACTGGATTCGCGCCAATGGGCAGATCGATGGCGCGCAGCCGAGTCCGTTTCACGATTCGCCATTCTATGACGTGTATGCCTGCGCAGACGGTGGCTTCATCAGCCTCGCGGCGGTGGAGCCCGCATTCCACGCACTGCTGCTGTCAAAGCTGGGCCTGGCGGACGTGAACCCTGCTGACCAGTACGACACGGCGACGTGGCCAGCGCTGAAGGAGCGCATCGCGGCCCTCATTCGCAGCAGGCCCCGGGCGCACTGGTGCGAGTTGCTCGAAGGCAGTGACGCCTGCTTTGCGCCCGTGCTCAGCCTGGCCGAGGCAGTGCGGCATCCGCACAACGCGGCAAGGGGCATCTACCAATCCACCCCCTCCGGCGCCATCGAAGCGGCTCCGGCCCCGCGGTTCCAGGCACTCAACGCAACCACTCAGGAGACAAGAAAATGA